The sequence ATGCCCATTCAAATACACATCACGAGGACTAGAGAGAAACCAACACTCAGGAATGAAGCAGAATCAAAATTTTAAGCTTATAGGTTTTCTATTTTGGAAAAAGATAACTTACTAAATAAATTGTTTATACATATTAAATAGATCTTTAACAATAATACAAGGTCTACCACAAAGCTATTGGAATCTCTGGAACCCGTAGATAAAATTGTAACTCCCCCACATGACAGACAAggcaacaaaataaaatatgacaaagCTAGTACCTGAAAGAAACCCCATTCTTTGGCTGCAAAGTGCAACTTCTGAAGCTCGATATTCATGGAGTCATGGTCGTTAGAGTTGATCAATCGTTGCATATCAATGACTGGAGCTTCTTTATTTGATGATGCCACTGAATGGTCCTGATCGTCACGTACATATCGCGATGGAATCGTCACAAGTTTCTTCTTCGCCATTTCCTGAACAGAAGGAACATTCTTATAATTAACTTCCATGACAATTATTGATATTGTACGTTGCTTTCCTTTGAGTTCTTCGCTCAACTATGGAATATTAGGAAGATCTAATCAGAATATTGCTTGGGAGGTCCATAAAACTTGATGGTACTTTGCCTCATTCCTATTGGTGGCAACAATAGGACAAACAAAGATGACATAAAAACAAAAGTAGACATTCACCACAAGCATATTATTTAAATGTGGTGGCAAAATTAGCTCCAACTCGTTTAAGTTGGATCTAGTTGATCTGTCCATTTATTAGTTCAAGTCAATTCATTCAACTCATAAAAATTGGGATAATACCAATATATATCATTTGGGTATCCAATTTATCAAAAATTGTTGAGTATATGCTACATGTTCAGTTGGTTGTATATGGCATGTATATGTTGTGTATAGTAATGTATATTAGTATAATATATATTGGTAACAATGGTAAACCATCACCATAACCACCAAAACACGAATACAAATAAAGAGCACCTATTTTTGGAAACAGAAGACAGGCCTCCTATGAAGCAATAAAACTAAGTACAAAGCAAATGGTGAATAAAATGCCGATATCTCGATCTGTGCTTTCTTAGAAGCTCTAAGTGTAATCTTTCTCCTATTTCAGTGTAAAGTATAATTACCTATACATTCTATGTATTTTGTAAACTTGATGACCCAAAGATATCGTTGTGTCATTTTCTCTAGAAGTTTTGGGTTAATATTTGGTGCAAATTCAACCATGAAAAATCttatcaaaaagatattttttaaaagttgatATGTTATATTTAaccataataaagataaaaatagttTTATTAGGTACTGAAAATTATAACAGAATAATTTACCTAGCATAAGACAAAAACTTTAGCGTTTACTCCTTCCGTACATAAATACGTATTCACTTTTGACTTAGATACATATCGTAAGAAACATAAATAGAGgggtgattttactatatcgccctttggatataataattttttttcaaagacaTCTCTTTTTCTTGGTTGTTGAGATTCTGTAGTAAGCAATGGTACATCAGAGAGTGGAAGAGGAGGTAAAAGAATGGCATTGATTAAACTAGAAAAGACACAACTTGTGTTATCGGTTAACAAATAATATGACCTGAAACAAAAGGTATTGAATGTAGAAGAGTATAATGTTAAATCCAATTGACATAATTTTTTCATCCGAAAGAACCTAGATAGTTCACAGATACCATACAAGATTCGTTGTTACTGTACATTTCAGCTATTATTGGGATATTACCTACTTCTCGTGACTTACGGAAAAAGGAGTTGACTGAGAGTCGATTAAAAGATGCTAAGCTCAAAGAGGCGATATTACAAAACCCTGTAAGCTGCAAAACTAGTCTTAGCAGGTCCATTTGTTATGTTGTTCGTCATGACTGCTTATCAAGTAAAACTCTTTAATCTAGACAGTCAGAATTGTCATGGAGAAAAGATAAAAGCATGAGATTCCTTGGACACGATACTATCAGCGAATTTCAGTGCGCCCCTTGAACGCTATAACATTTCTAAAGAGGACCATCCATTGAGCTTAGGTAAAACTAGCATATGGCATCAATATTTTGAGGGATGTACCTACTGCACTATGAGTTCTTTTGCAACCTTTTACCTCACATGTAAACCTTTTTTATGAATATAAATGGCGGTGTTTCTGGTTTACAGAAATTTTGGAGCAGATAGAACGTGATTTGCTGCGAACTCATCAAGATTTAGAGTTGTTCTCAGAGATTCACCTCTCTCTAGGAAGAATAGGGTAACATTTTACTTGTATCCCTCAACTCCTGATGTTACTATTTCTTCAACCATCAATAACTACTTTTTCAAATTATGATGACTTCCATCGTTacgcttttttctttttgaatttatgttCTTTGCAGAAGTCAATtagaaaatattcttcttttgtctGCGAAATTAAATCCTGCAATTAGTTATGTGCAAAGCATGAATGAGGTGTTGTCCCCATTATACTACGTCTTCAACACCGATAGAGATGATCATAATGTTGTATGTGCCTTCTTCAAATTTTTTCACTCTTTCTCATAAAAACCCATAAATAGTAGAAGCTACATTTGTTTTTCCCAGGAAAATTTAGAGGCAGATACGTTTTCCTGTTTTGTTAGAAGACCCTCTCATCCAACTTCATGTCTCATTTAAAGAAATGCTATTGAGGATGTGTTGTGCTATACTGATGTGTGTTAAAAGCAAATAATGAGGGCTGATTTTGTTGGTAATATTTACAACATTTCCCTAAAGTAGATGTTATTGAGCACCTTCTCTAAGTAGCACAGGGCATGAAATCGTTCCATTCAACCATGTAGCTCGTCCAGCTAAACAGGACAACTCCATCCATTCACTGTTACTATTATCAATACCGAagttttaatatcaattttaaatacaaaaatgaCAGTTCATCACTTCCATCTCCGCACCATTACTATCTTTGACCATCCTTATCGACTATCTTacatcattgtcaaccaccattATTAACTACGCCCCACAGCCAATAACCAACATCCTCAACCGCAATCATAATCACTGTCAATCACTATAATTAGTTGTCAGTTGCCACTTGCCACCATTCACAATAATCACCACCAACCACCTTCACCACGTTATATATTGCCAACCATCATCATTAATTTTTCACCATAAGCTATCACTCTCCTCAACTACTACCATAAATCTCGACTGCCAGCCATCATACTTTTCTCAAAAAGTATTTCTTTCAGAAACTGTTAATTTTAACAAAATACTACTTAAAATAAGGAGTTTTTGATAGATTGGCCAAACAGAAAGTCTTAGCGCCTATCATTAGTAACTCTTAGCACAAAGCAACTCCATTTTTTCCTCCTTTCTTTCAATGTACTAAAATTGCAAATTTCCGAATGTTATACAGTTCcgatataataatatttataatatccAACACATATCGCGGGGTATTAATTTTGTTTTCATCCTTTCACAATCAAAGGATTTACTTACGCACCATTTATACAACTACTAGCTAGCATTCTTTAGATCATCTTCAGTACTGGTGATTCTCATGGTGTCCACATATGTTCTCCCGACAAGTTCACGATTGAAATATCCTTCATAAAATTCATCGACTCCGATTTTCTTGAATGCTGGTTGACCATTAGCGGTAACAAGGCTATTTGCTGGACCTAATTCACCATCCCATCTTGGACCATGAAATGTTGCTACTGAAATCCTTTCTTTTTCTGAGCTCACCACTGATCTATGCTCTATGCTCCTGTATCTTCCATTTGAGAAAATCTGGTCCAAAAAAAAAACTGTAAATTAAAGGTTTCCTTTTACTCTTAATGAGATGATTTTATAACCATATACGTCATGATAATATATTGTTTAAGATTGCAAAGTTCTAGAGactctttttctttctaaaatttcatgTTTAGTTAAATATCTTCATGTAAAATAGGACGGGGGAGTAGTAAGCAGGGGAAATTGTCTCATTTCATTTATTACTTCCTCCATCCCAATTCATGTGATGGTATTTCCTTTTTAGACGTTTGTCCAAAAAAGAATCCATCTTTATATGTTTAAAAACAATTTAACTTCAAATTTTTACTGAAATGGTAGATGGTCATACAAATATCTAAACgatttttttgaaattcatagaAAGACTTGGGGAGTAAGGGAAGTACCTCAAAAACATCTCCAATATTGACTATGAAGGCATTAGGAAGAGGTATAATGGGAATCCAAATTCCATCTTTCCTAACTTGAAGACCTTCAGTTTCATTGACTTGAAGAAGAATTGTTAAAGCAGATGCATCAGAGTGAGGGGAAAGGCCCATCACAAGCTCTGGTTGTGGACATGGTGGATAGTAATTCATCCTCATTGATTGCATTCCTTCTTCAAAAAGACTCttcacttcttcttcttcaatcccCACAGCTTTACccaacattttcaaaactttcatGGTTAGCTCCTTTACTTCTTCTGAGTACTCTTCAATTGTCGCTCTACATAGTATATAGTCCCAAAAACAATATGGGATTAGGGTTGCATTTTCCTGGATAATAAGGAAtactttttacatattttctggTGTTTACTTCGAGCAAATGGATGTTGGGTCATGAGGGAAGGGGTGGGTACTTGGGAAGAAACAATTAGAAATGTCATTTCTGATGCTTGTTTTTTCTACTTTCAAAAGGGAGACCATTTCCTAATTTTGTAAATTACAAAGAACTTGATTTCCTATGGAATATTTtccatatataatatttatgagaaaattgattttctttctccACAACAAGCACCGTAAAATCAAATCTTGACGTTGTTAGTAAAGACGGATACTCCTAGTTGTTCTTATCCAATATCCCGCTTCTCATAATCAAGCACTTTGTCTTTGTAATAACCCATATTTTTAATGAGGAGTAAATGAGTAATTTagtttatattattaatattaattaatatcaTTAAGGTGAGTAAGTCAAAAGCCAAAATCCTCttccttattcattttttcaAAGTTTCAGTTACAAAAAGAGTAGAATATTAGGTCAATTATTTCTATTAGCTGTATTTTTCTATTGAAAGAAGCAGTGTTTTGTTTCTTTTCTACAGGCAGCCATACAAACTAGCAGAAACGCTCCAATTTCACATTCAGGTATTGTGAATTACTTTAACTCCTTAACATATAgtatcttaaaatttaaattaattttagtgaattctttagaaaagtgattaaCAAATCAAAATTTCTTTAAATAACTTTTGATCATAATCTTTATTGATTTAGTTATTATGTGTGTCTATTTAAGTGGGAGTAGCAATGATGATGCAATAGTGAAAAGACATATGATTTAATAACAATAATGATTGGGGTATTAAATTGTTAATTACTAGTACCATGTTATTAATTGAATAAATAGGCAATTGggttttgttgttcttgttggaAATTGGGGAAATTACAAATAGACACCATGATAAgtcaataaaaattatttttagctatGCTCTGTGAACAATTCTTTTGTACACATTCATGATCTTTTTTAGTGGTGTAGTAAGAGAAATTCAGTGGAATAGTAAGAGGAATTCAATGGAGTATTACTTTGATAGTGGCTTCACTAATTGAGACCTAATCCCAACTAACATAATTgatattgttaattgatatttttgcCTAGATTAAAGCTATTCAAGGTTGTTTGGTTGATGTTCTACCTGTTGCAAGATTGGAAAACTTGTCATTAGCAAGGTAAGTAAGACTTTACGCTTTGGTACTTGCTTTTCAAACCTGCtttataaaaatatgtatttttctacCTAGTCCATATATTGGGACAAGCATGTGCTTGGTAGAATCGGTGGTCTTGGATCAACCGCGAATATGTATCTTGTTAAGTATATTGATAATCATTTAATTGTGAGTTGTAAGGTGATGTTGGGATATTAGACATATTTACTAGCGTACATgtgctgccgtaatatgttaggggcataccTATGCTGCCATAATATGTTAGGGGCCTTGTACTTATTGTCGTAATATATTTACTAGGGTCATACATAACTGTCGTAACATGTTAGAGGCATTGTGTATGTTGCGgtaatatgttaggggccttGTACATGTTGTCGTAGTATACTTTGTGGGCATTGTTTATGCTTCTGTGGCCTTGTCGGGGTGCTAGGCTGATCACCTTCACTGTCGTTTATGACAAGCCGTGAGAGTGGATGGAGTTGAGAGATATATAATGACTTTTGAAATACTTGTTGGATCTTATTGAGCATTATATTGTAAgatatatgttgtgtatataaTTTATGTAATCATGGTGtgttgtattttctaacacttgttctAGGGATATTAAAGTATCGGGTCGAGGATCTTACTGAGTGAGGGATattaaagttatatttttatatagctcactccttacttatATGTAAGCAGATACTACCGTGCTAGGTGAAACTAGTGAGTGACGGTTTCTTCGTAAGGATTCTATGCTAAGGTGAGCCTTCACATTATTCGTGGGGACTTTCGTTTCAGCTTTAGCTAATTAGATTATATTTCCTTTCATTGGGTTAGCATGCCCGAAAGTTGAAGGTTAGCATGCCCGAAAGTTGAACGTATATAACTCTATATAGATGCTCCATGGTCTTAGTGTAGGATTAGAGATAGAGAATTATAAGTCAAGAGTGAttgttaaatttataatttaaatagatttttgttggattattattctttatttatttatacatggTAAGGTGTAAGGAAGACTGGTTCTCTCGACAGGTGGTGTTAGCGGGTGCCAGTCACGTCTAGAAATGATTTTGGGATGTGACAAAGTTTTTGTCACGACCCTAGTTGGGGCCCTGGccacgacgggcatcccgaaccattaAGGCCGGAGAGACCCCTATAACTCCCCAAACCCACTATTGATATTGTCTGCTCTGGGCCCATGATACAAGAAAGAcacaaaaacatacaccaaaatagtcaatgatttgaagaaccgaggacccacATCTATGGATACAAGATCAATGGGCTCCACTCCTTTGGGATCGATGCTTCAAGGATCACATCTATGGATccaagatttggttgttttagGGGAACAAATACGTGTGTGGATTATATCTTGGAGCATGGGAGAAGCTACATTTGATGATGTCATCCACGGGAGCATTGAGCCACGACGTGTTTGGAAGATAGCGTGGGCTTCGAGAGAGCATGGACTTCCATGACATTATTTTGGGCTTTggatcacttttgggcccaatagcttttagggtcacttttgggtccTTGTGTAATAAACACCCATGacctataaatagctagtttgCCTTCATTTTAAGGGAAGATTTTAGATGACATATTTGTAGCCTTTTTTGAGAGCCTCtttcaaggtggaatccttgggcaaggtggaatccttgtgttgattatttgcttagaaacggagattgcttgggtatttcggttcccttgaggtcacgtaagagataggtttaggttgtgtgtgatattaaaggtccaaaagtggaataagcttttggattgttaatattacatcttcatttatctatctatctatctttactttcttgtaatcgtttgtctatatctaATGTAATCCATTTatgttcttgtcttgtaaccgtgtgttgttgttattgcatcttgttcatcaagtgttgttattgtttttagtgtgttttactcttgatgtcatttcctttcttgttcttcttgtgaattcgagagaggtcatcaaaggGGGTCCTCGATTCTTCAAATTGTTGACTATTTTGATGTATATTTTTGTGTCTttcttgtcgatcttgtatcatttggtatcaaattcGATCTTGATTTCGTTtctacgaagtcaatcttgggtttgttatcttgaaaattgcaaaaaaaaaaaaaagtgtcaaaattaaaaattaaaaaaaaaagtactatttccgtttttgaccctaggtcaaaatttgagtctttgattttgttgtttttttgtgtttttagtgttatattattgttgtctaacactataggagtctagggttcgaatttgagctaaatcggaGTTGATTTAAGTGTTCTACTCTTGATGTGGGCTTAAACTTGAAGAAAGAGAGGTGGGTTcgatatctagaatttttggttGAGAAATTGAACAAATTGATGTTTGAAATGTgtttagaaggttgaaaatagcCTTGGTTCAAAATTTCATTGCATTTCGATCATCGGTTCAAGAGTTAgagatttttgaagttcttgagtgttcttgagaagattcaaaccttcatcttgaattcttttcaaaaggtggtgtttgatcctcaaaattgaagaaaaagttgTGTTGAGTGCCTAATTTATAGGTACCATGGCTTTGGGAGATGAGATCTAACCTGTCTCAAAAGAGGCGATAATGAAAGCTCTCATGGATTGGCGACAAGAATTGAACAGTTGGAAGAAGGATGGGTCACGTTTGGAAGGAAACATGGAAAAGGTGACATGTCTTACTACCCAAACCCCACCAAATATACCCTAACCACCACAATTCCACCAACAAACACCTCATTATCAAAGACCACATCCGATTCCACTTCAAGAACATGTTCCCACTACAAATTAAGTTCCCGACGACATTGTTCATCCAACCCAAATCCAAATTAAGAAGACCAATTCTAACATGGAACCTTTGTTCCTCGCTAACCAAGATGCTAGCATTTTACCTAGCATCACTCCTTCATTTGTGCAGGTTCAtgaacaaataatatcaaaggaGGATGCAAGAAGAATGCCATATGAAAATGAGCTTGAAAGCCTAATGGAGTTCTTACAAAAGAATTCCAAACTTGAAAAGTGCAAAGACAAGTTGATAAAGGAGCTggattcgaggacgaatcctcttcaagaaagggaggatgatacaagatcaaTGGGTTTCACTCCTTTTGTATCGATGCTTCAAGGATCACATCTATGGATCCaagatttagttgttttagggGAACAAATACGTGTGTGGATTATAGCTTGGAGCGCGGGAGAAGCTACATTTGATGATATCATCCACGGGAGCATTGAGCCACGACGTGTTTGGAAGATAGAGTGGGCATCGAGAGAGCATGGACGCCCATGACATTATTTTgggctttgggtcacttttggacccaatagcttttagggtcacttttgggtccATTGTGTAATAAAGACCCATGacctataaatagctagtttgCCTTCATTTTAAGGTATGGGTGTCAAACGGGTCGGTTTTAACCGTCCCACTAAAGAAAACCGGACCGGTTTGACCCGGCTCAAtaagcccaagggctttaagGGCTCGGGTCCCGGTCCGATTGGGTTTTGAATTTGGGCCCGGTTAACTCTGACCGGACTTAACCTGGTTagggcccgccggttaaccggctcGGCCCAGCCTGGATaagcccatttaattttttttttttttaaagattttggaAAATTAGGCcgaactagccgttggcccaacggctataacgGCTAGTTTTggcccaaatataaaaaaaaaaaggtttttttttattttaaattatttttaaatcccaaaaaaaaatctataaataccctacactttcaaatcattttccacacaatttttcatcctcttaaatctcattctctctcaaatctcatttctcaattctcaaatattctatatatttaaattttaaagtgctcactttaatttttttaattttgcgattactaagtacgagtggaagtttctaaagtcgcaaccttcggatacttccaaaatttggtattatcgttccatctcttacttttaatttacaatcagtgtattaattgttgaatatttatttttattactttttatttattttgaatattttttagtttgatttatactatagataaattaagaaaccttggtaaaagtgtcaaaaaattttgtcccggaagtggtagtggtagcaaaaagcgaattactagcagtagaggtacttcaagtactagatatacccgtgtgccttcgcctcagGTACCACTtaatcaaccttttgaggaaaaaataagtttaggtgctcacgatatggattatttagaagttcaagaaaattacggtatagaagaagaaaataaagtagatgtggttgatttagatgaagatgataaaaatattggaGAGACACCCaaagtaggaaatgctaacgttagatccgaatcggttaatctccctccccgtcctcctcGTGCCCCAAGAGCTTGTAAacaaactagtgttgcatgaaaattttttgaacgtatatcagatactgaggtacaatgcaatatttgtcaaaaaatatataagcataaaagaggaggcaagcaaggggtacgagtacgttaatgagacatttagctgaagaccacaaaagagagttaaaaattgcacaaggtggtgaggctgttggtgggcccacacaaactagaatggacccaacaaccggtcacttaacgaagaagtataataaattgagggaccgggaagaaatagcaaaaatggtagctgtaggttgtttgccttttagttttccttcttctgatgcttttattcattatattcaagtaatttataatcctatgtttaatggtatttctagaagtacttgtcggtcagatatttttagacttcattcataatattgtttttatttatctacattgttaaaaaatattcaatgtagaatatccctaacttctgatcttggtcgtgctgtaaataaaaatgattatttaactgttacttgtcactggatggatagtaattttgtgatgcaaaaacgtattctttcttttttatatgatgaagatcgtaaacatactggacaatttattacTGACTCGATACATAAATTTGCAgcattttatggtattgaaaataaaatcttatgtatcgcTTTTGATAAcgtttctaacaacaagactgctataacaaagttgaaatctaagctaTCACTGTTGTtacctaaaatttttcatattaagtgtgcatgtcatatatataatttaattgtaaaagatggtcttgagttttttgagatttatattgaaaaaattcatcttgctgttggttttatagaaggaaataatcgtagatcgagaattaaagaatttaaagttaaatttgaagaaaatagacttgcaccgatattgatgcttgaggaaattgatattagatggaattctacgtatgattttttaaaaacttgttataaatatagagttcctattacattagcttttaaccaacattgtggttcatttgttgattctgccgattgcatgctacttgattctaattgggttgtaattaatgatcttgttaattttttgaaaaaaatttatgtagctacggttgaattttccggtgctGATTATCCTGCTGTTtataatattttgggatatataaccaatatttttggtttgctcaaagaatataaaaataaagaaggttatgaaaatgttgttggtgccatgattactaaatttaaaaaatattttctcccaattctctctattttcttggttggtgctatgctaaatctgtgcattaaataccatactatgtgccactttagtactcttatttatcgtaacttagaaataaatactaacaatgattctgaacaagtacaacctgatttgtggatggCTACGTCTAATgcgaatgcttacatagataaattatataaccactatgctgatttagttgatttagttgTATCGGCACAAATCAGTCCAACTGTCGTTCCTCATCCTCCTGAGGtgccatcattttctaaaaggccggcacattgTAGTTTTCCTAATTCCTTTATGATTTAccctgttggaacagtgttgaagAGGGatcttacacatcaacttatcgggaagagcttaagtattatcttcggtctccgccagaggatcgcagacgacggatcaacacgttggattggtggaggaataatgaatcacaatatcctgtgctttcaagattagctagagatatcttgaacgttccaatgtcaaccgttgcatcagagagcgtctttagtcagggacgacagcaacttggagacaaccgtcactcattgggaagcaatgcaatgaatgttctagtttgcctcagagattggattagagcagaaagaacaaatcaaggaatggaaccggagccgaatgacgagcagaaacttgaagaaattatgacttcgtgggagaactcagcagaatcaagtccaatacATGGAtttgcccccattgactttgactatcctatacaagttcccgttaatattaacatggatgagttgggaaaaatgatgcatagtttgtagattttttattcatgtaaattataaattttggatcatttttcaatcaataaaattcaacattcattaattaactatcaagtattattaatttattatattaagtagtatatgttttgtatattattgtatatatcttctatacacatgtatatttaacatatatatttaatgtatccaagtgtctatgttttacaaattagcatataactatatatatatatatatacatattgtagaatagtatatattttatttaaagtagtacatatatattgaatggtgtgtatatatcttctatacacgtatatatttaacgtatacatgtgtatatgttttataaattagtataataaaactatctatatattgtaatacatctatattgtagtatatagtttatttaattttaaagtagtacatatatattgaatggtgtgtatatatcttctatagatgtgtatatttaatgtatacatgtgtatatgttttataaattagtatgtaagtatgtatgtatatatatatatatatatatatacatactttatttaaagtagtacatatatattgaatggtgcgtatatatgtgtatatattatatctgctatagacttatatctttaacgtatacaagtgtatatattttataaattagtatatatatatatatNNNNNNNNNNNNNNNNNNNNNNNNNNNNNNNNNNNNNNNNNNNNNNNNNNNNNNNNNNNNNNNNNNNNNNNNNNNNNNNNNNNNNNNNNNNNNNNNNNNNATATATactgaatggtgcgtatatatgtgtatatatcttctatagacgtatacaagtgtatatgttctataaattagtatgtaattatatatatatacatattgttgtatatatatatatatgtatattgtagtatatattttatttaaagtagtacatctctattgaatggtgcgtatatatgtgtatatatcttctgtaagcgtatatatttaacgtataaatgtgtatatattttataaattagtatataactatatatatatatatatattgtactattgtagatttgtagtatatgtttatttaaagtagtacgtatagtcatatataattatatattgaatgatacgtatatatgtgtaattgtttatatatattttaaaaaatatatattgtataattgtagtgtatatagtgtatattgaagtgtatatagtgtatataattgtagtgtatgtagtgtatattggatttttcattttttttaaacgggtttgactggtttttaaccgggtttgaccgggtttaggtgggtttaactgggttggattaagtgggccggttcagggttgttttcaatatttttactgtTGAACCCAGAACCGTCCCGGCCCACCTAACCCAACCCGAACCGAAACCAGCCCACAACCCAGTTAAACTAAACGGGCTGGTTCCAGTTT comes from Capsicum annuum cultivar UCD-10X-F1 chromosome 2, UCD10Xv1.1, whole genome shotgun sequence and encodes:
- the LOC107859178 gene encoding protein SRG1, producing MAMKTHTGDQLEVNHKKVPSVQEMAKKKLVRIPSRYVRDDQERSVASSNREVPVIDMQRLINSNDHDDSINIELQKLHFAAKEWGFFQLINHGVSCSVVEKMKHEIQKFFDLPLEEKKKFEILPGDTDGFGQHFVVSDEQKLDWADLFALKTAPPYLRRPIFSKLSLSFRATIEEYSEEVKELTMKVLKMLGKAVGIEEEEVKSLFEEGMQSMRMNYYPPCPQPELVMGLSPHSDASALTILLQVNETEGLQVRKDGIWIPIIPLPNAFIVNIGDVFEIFSNGRYRSIEHRSVVSSEKERISVATFHGPRWDGELGPANSLVTANGQPAFKKIGVDEFYEGYFNRELVGRTYVDTMRITSTEDDLKNAS